In Dermacentor andersoni chromosome 11, qqDerAnde1_hic_scaffold, whole genome shotgun sequence, the sequence TCGGACGTCTTAACCACGGTAGTTCATCACCACGTCTGCGGCTATTGCATGCCGGCGTGCTTTCGAAGTACTTTCGGCAGGTGAGCGATCGCGCCGCTACAGCGAAGAAAAAAACGATTAACCATGGGCAAGTGCTGCATCCCGGGCTGTCGCAACTCGCGCGAGCGTATACCGGGCCTCACGTTTCACCAAATTCCGTCGAATGAACCGTGGCGTACAATGTGGATGGAAGTACTCACCGAGAACGGTGTCAAGGCGTTCACCGAATggactctcgtttgcggcgagcatTTCACGCACGAAGACTACAAGATGACAGCGCGCAAGAACTTCCTGCTGCCCTCGGCCGTGCCGTCCGTGTTCACGATCAGGCCTTGCAGGAACGCGCCGAAGAAACGGGGTCGCAAGCCCAAGGCTTTGCTGctgcaccagcagcagcagcagttcgcGACTCGACCGGGTGCACCGCAAAGAGTGACAGTTCTGCGATCTGTAGTCGCCGAGGACGCCGATGCTGCGGATGACGACGAAGACTACGACCCGAGGAGCGGCGGTAGCGGTGGCGTGCGCCGCACGGGCCGTCCGCGCAAACAGAAGGTGTTTACGGACATGGTGGTCTACATGCCCAAAACGGCGTCCGACCCGCCACAGGCCGAAAACGACGAGGAAGACGCCGGCGGTGATATGCAGACGATCACACTGACGTTTCCGCGCGAAGGCGAAGATGGAGACGGTGCTTCGGAGGAGTACggcgcgacgtcgtctgctgcGAAGTCGTCGGATGTCGTGCATCTCGAAGAGTTCTCGCAGCCTGCTGCCGCGGCGTCGGACGAGGCGGTGCAGCTTAGTGAGAGCGGCGACAAGCAGCCGCCAAAGAACCTGAACGTCATCGTCTTCACCAATCAACGGCGCCCGGCGTCGACTTCCGCTAGGACTCGAGCCGACGACCTCGGCACTGGAAGCGCGGAGGTCAACGAATCCTCGTCGAATTACCCGGGCCGGCCCAAGCGACGCTGCTGCCAGATACAGACACAGCGGCTGCTGTTTTACAAGAGCGTAATCACGAAGCTCAGGAAACGTGTCCTGGCCCTCGAGGACAGTTTGGCCGAGAAGGAAAAGGAACTGGCAGCTATTGCAGCTCAAAAAGACCTTGAAATGGTGTAGTATATAGTGACCAATTTTAAGAATGAAAAGGCAATGACAACATGGCCGTCATCATCGATACTGTGCACGTTATTTTTGGTTTTCCAAGTGTGGCTCTTGAATAAGGGAATGCCACTTTATGCATAGGATGGCCTGTTTAATGTTCAAAATAAAAAGTATAAGTATTTGCACAGAAATTGAGCTTTTGCTACTTCAAGGTACCTGAAGGTTTTTTTTATTAGCTCGGAAACTCGCTCCTTTAAAGGCTTCTTGCAACACAAAACATTCTGCCGATTTTCTGGACTGTTCCAGATCTACCATGCAAGCATGTTTACTGCAACACTGCCATGCTGTTTTGGGCCTCGAATGACCTGTAGCACTTCTGTTTTTCAGTGAAGCACAGCTAGAAATTATAAACGACATGCAAGTGAACTTGCACACATTGTCAACAAGCGATGCTATGAAGATGGCTGTCATCCCCGTTGGTCACCTACATGTCAAACCCCGTGTGGGTGATCACTGAGCGACGTTGCCCTGGTGTTGCTGCTATGAGGACAGC encodes:
- the LOC126517369 gene encoding uncharacterized protein codes for the protein MGKCCIPGCRNSRERIPGLTFHQIPSNEPWRTMWMEVLTENGVKAFTEWTLVCGEHFTHEDYKMTARKNFLLPSAVPSVFTIRPCRNAPKKRGRKPKALLLHQQQQQFATRPGAPQRVTVLRSVVAEDADAADDDEDYDPRSGGSGGVRRTGRPRKQKVFTDMVVYMPKTASDPPQAENDEEDAGGDMQTITLTFPREGEDGDGASEEYGATSSAAKSSDVVHLEEFSQPAAAASDEAVQLSESGDKQPPKNLNVIVFTNQRRPASTSARTRADDLGTGSAEVNESSSNYPGRPKRRCCQIQTQRLLFYKSVITKLRKRVLALEDSLAEKEKELAAIAAQKDLEMV